The following proteins come from a genomic window of Rhodothermales bacterium:
- a CDS encoding zinc-dependent metalloprotease, translated as MLRTLPFFVGAMLLLASCTTVNVGDPALTASKTSGSSGAGSGSAAAASASAAAAAAAAKKDNPFKPWAEVTKDSRAIHGMFNLHLKRDRTLYIEVQPAQLGMDFGFVSHFSRGTGVFDIHDGLYLTDTRMFRFERVGDTVYLRHMNTLFTADDGSPLRASLDENVGHSIVAAFPIQSEHDTTKALLLDFSSFVVSDYMDLTERIKPYFAGRPVMFDKSRSYVDHAMAFPKNVEIDAMLTFKPNGASITTSAGVSDRSSIPVGVRYSFFALPEDPMPRRMADDRVGYFTDAQRNFSRDRQVDQMDQYVNRWRLVKKDPSAAVSDPVQPIVYFIDRTVPHEYRKWVKEGIEGWQKAYEAAGFSNAIIAKEAPDDSTWSAEDVRYSTVRWSAAHQMGYAIGPSQTDPRTGEILNADILLSATFMAGWGDEWQDLVGPNGMLNRIQELENQMHLLSSTERDRFCMAAWGKQFEMGLLGTTLMADGVLDPVGEVPEEYYGPALRDLVYHEVGHTLGLRHNFRGSGSIPYDRIQDPEFTTENGLTLSVMDYAGTNINPDRDAQGDYVNMEVGSYDVWAISYGYTPDATRAAEIARQAANPMHAYNTDGDGFGQDPLTSVWDLSSDPMAYSEDQRQLVQQIWPVIEDRLLDDNDAYHRLRGSVNGLLFTQFRQYSNVAKLVGGTHFARDHKGDPNGRMPLTPVPGAEQRAAVQYILSNALDTSTLPVSQDLLNKVPPSRTDDWNSGFGVSRYDLPIYESVQNLQMSALAVLTDRNRMSRMINADLRQDDPYTVNELFSDVNRAVFGQFTGLDRFQRNLQLAYVDHLSGIMNNLRPSPFVPNAPDEARALARLDLTELGERLASTTASDRMDRAHVLELASRVEAAFNIDRVRDAE; from the coding sequence ATGCTGAGGACACTTCCCTTTTTCGTCGGTGCCATGCTCCTGCTGGCATCCTGCACCACTGTCAATGTGGGCGATCCTGCCCTGACCGCATCGAAAACCTCCGGCTCGTCCGGGGCGGGTAGCGGATCCGCGGCCGCGGCGTCTGCTTCCGCCGCAGCAGCCGCAGCCGCTGCGAAGAAAGACAACCCGTTCAAGCCCTGGGCAGAGGTCACGAAAGACTCGCGCGCCATCCACGGGATGTTCAACCTGCATCTGAAACGGGACCGCACCCTGTACATCGAAGTCCAGCCGGCACAACTCGGTATGGATTTCGGATTCGTCAGCCACTTCTCGCGTGGAACAGGCGTTTTTGACATCCACGACGGCCTGTATCTGACCGATACGCGCATGTTCCGCTTCGAGCGCGTCGGAGACACCGTCTATCTGCGCCACATGAACACGCTGTTTACGGCCGACGACGGGTCCCCCCTTCGCGCATCATTGGACGAGAACGTCGGACACTCCATTGTCGCGGCATTCCCCATCCAGAGTGAGCACGACACGACGAAGGCCCTCCTGCTGGACTTCTCTTCGTTCGTGGTCTCGGATTACATGGATCTGACCGAGCGCATCAAACCGTATTTCGCCGGACGACCGGTGATGTTCGACAAGTCCCGCTCCTATGTGGACCACGCCATGGCCTTCCCGAAGAACGTGGAAATCGATGCCATGCTGACGTTCAAGCCGAACGGGGCATCCATCACGACGTCAGCTGGCGTCTCGGACCGCTCATCCATCCCGGTGGGCGTTCGATACTCCTTCTTTGCCTTGCCGGAAGATCCCATGCCACGGCGCATGGCCGATGACCGGGTTGGATACTTCACGGATGCGCAGCGGAATTTTTCGCGCGACCGCCAGGTGGATCAGATGGATCAGTACGTGAACCGGTGGCGTCTGGTCAAGAAGGACCCGTCGGCCGCCGTCTCCGATCCCGTACAGCCCATTGTCTACTTCATCGACCGGACGGTCCCCCACGAATACCGGAAATGGGTCAAGGAAGGCATTGAAGGCTGGCAGAAGGCCTACGAGGCTGCCGGATTCTCCAACGCCATCATCGCCAAGGAAGCCCCGGACGATTCCACGTGGAGCGCCGAGGATGTGCGCTACTCGACCGTCCGGTGGAGTGCGGCGCATCAGATGGGCTATGCCATCGGCCCCTCGCAGACCGACCCCCGCACCGGCGAAATCCTGAATGCCGACATCCTGCTGTCGGCAACCTTCATGGCCGGTTGGGGCGATGAGTGGCAGGATCTGGTCGGCCCGAACGGCATGTTGAACAGGATCCAGGAACTGGAAAACCAGATGCACCTGCTGTCCTCGACCGAACGGGACCGCTTCTGCATGGCCGCGTGGGGCAAGCAATTCGAGATGGGCCTGCTTGGCACCACGCTCATGGCGGACGGCGTGCTGGACCCGGTGGGTGAAGTGCCCGAGGAGTACTACGGTCCGGCCCTGCGGGACCTGGTCTATCACGAGGTCGGTCACACGCTCGGCCTTCGTCACAACTTCCGGGGATCCGGATCCATTCCGTACGACCGCATCCAGGATCCGGAATTCACCACCGAGAACGGCCTGACGCTTTCGGTCATGGATTATGCCGGAACGAACATCAACCCGGACCGGGATGCCCAGGGTGATTATGTGAACATGGAGGTGGGCTCGTATGACGTCTGGGCCATTTCCTACGGGTACACGCCCGACGCGACGCGTGCGGCGGAAATCGCCCGCCAGGCGGCCAACCCCATGCACGCCTACAACACGGACGGTGACGGCTTCGGCCAGGATCCGCTCACCAGTGTCTGGGACCTGTCCTCCGACCCCATGGCCTATTCGGAGGATCAGCGGCAGCTGGTCCAGCAAATCTGGCCGGTCATCGAGGACCGGTTGCTGGATGACAACGATGCCTACCACCGGTTGCGCGGATCCGTGAACGGACTCCTGTTCACGCAATTCCGTCAGTACTCGAATGTGGCCAAACTGGTGGGCGGCACGCACTTCGCGCGGGATCACAAGGGTGATCCGAACGGCCGGATGCCGCTGACGCCGGTGCCGGGCGCCGAACAACGCGCCGCCGTGCAGTACATCCTGTCGAATGCCCTCGACACGTCCACCCTGCCGGTATCCCAGGACCTGCTGAACAAAGTACCGCCCAGCCGGACCGACGACTGGAATTCCGGATTCGGAGTGTCCCGCTACGACCTTCCGATCTACGAGTCGGTCCAGAACCTGCAGATGTCGGCCCTGGCTGTACTCACCGATCGCAACCGCATGAGCCGGATGATCAATGCCGACCTGCGCCAGGACGATCCGTACACCGTGAACGAGTTGTTCTCAGACGTCAACCGGGCGGTCTTCGGCCAGTTCACGGGACTGGACCGCTTCCAGCGGAACCTGCAGCTGGCCTACGTGGACCACCTGTCGGGCATCATGAACAACCTCCGTCCGTCGCCCTTCGTGCCCAATGCCCCGGATGAGGCGCGCGCGCTGGCCCGCCTGGACCTGACAGAACTCGGTGAGCGGCTGGCCTCGACGACGGCTTCCGACCGGATGGACCGTGCCCACGTGCTGGAACTGGCTTCACGCGTGGAAGCTGCGTTCAACATCGACCGGGTCAGGGACGCGGAGTAA
- a CDS encoding nucleotidyl transferase AbiEii/AbiGii toxin family protein, with protein MERFLYRLSRSAHADQFVLKGALMLRAWGSSEFRPTMDIDLLGKTSNLKADLVAQVKEVVQFDVEPDGLSFDPDSIRSEEITEDADYSGLRIRFYGTLDTARVNMQLDIGFGDIVHPAAEKSELPTILDHTPPLLLCYSRESAIAEKLEAMVKLGKVNSRMKDFYDIRLLSRQFDFAGDSLAEAIRLTFKNRETELSLRISAFEAKFVTEKQVQWNAFRNRLQQNDLPLAFEDVVQTIESFLTHPLAILLESAKPKNWIAPGPWA; from the coding sequence ATGGAGCGATTCCTGTACCGGCTTTCCCGGTCAGCCCATGCCGATCAATTCGTACTCAAGGGTGCCTTGATGCTGAGGGCATGGGGTTCTTCCGAGTTCAGGCCGACCATGGATATCGACCTGTTGGGGAAGACAAGCAATTTGAAAGCGGACCTTGTCGCTCAAGTCAAGGAGGTAGTGCAGTTTGACGTTGAGCCCGACGGACTTAGTTTCGATCCGGATTCCATCCGGAGCGAAGAGATCACGGAAGATGCGGACTACAGTGGTTTGAGAATTCGCTTTTATGGCACGTTGGATACGGCCAGGGTCAACATGCAGCTTGATATCGGTTTTGGCGATATCGTTCACCCCGCAGCAGAGAAATCGGAATTGCCGACGATTTTGGACCACACTCCTCCACTACTGCTATGCTATAGCCGGGAAAGTGCAATCGCAGAAAAGTTGGAGGCAATGGTCAAGCTAGGGAAGGTGAACAGTCGGATGAAAGATTTTTATGACATCCGACTGCTTTCCCGACAGTTTGATTTTGCAGGAGACTCTCTTGCCGAGGCTATTCGTTTGACGTTCAAGAATCGCGAAACGGAGCTTTCACTGAGGATAAGCGCGTTCGAGGCAAAATTCGTTACTGAAAAGCAGGTCCAGTGGAATGCATTTCGTAATCGGCTACAACAAAACGACTTACCTCTGGCTTTTGAGGACGTCGTTCAAACCATTGAATCGTTCTTGACTCACCCGCTTGCTATCCTCCTTGAAAGTGCCAAGCCCAAGAACTGGATTGCTCCAGGTCCTTGGGCCTGA
- a CDS encoding type IV toxin-antitoxin system AbiEi family antitoxin domain-containing protein, protein MSDALKRGISRYMLYSLRDKGVIEQVSRGIYRLKELPPISNPDLVTVGLRFPSAVVCLVSALAFHEITTRIPRSVAIAVPRKSRIPSLDYPPITVHKFAASAYRAGIEEHEIDGVTIKIYDVEKTVVDCFKFRNQIGMDTVLEALKLYRTRKPFRPGVLLEYAEICRVDKVVRPYLEASV, encoded by the coding sequence ATGAGCGACGCTCTGAAGCGTGGAATAAGTCGATATATGCTCTATTCACTCAGAGACAAGGGCGTGATAGAACAGGTGAGCCGGGGGATTTACCGACTCAAGGAGCTTCCACCCATCAGCAATCCCGACCTGGTAACGGTTGGACTACGTTTTCCATCCGCAGTCGTTTGTCTGGTTTCGGCGCTCGCATTCCACGAGATCACAACCCGGATTCCGCGAAGTGTCGCCATAGCGGTTCCGCGGAAATCGCGCATTCCCTCTCTTGATTATCCCCCTATTACGGTTCACAAATTCGCAGCGAGCGCCTACCGTGCCGGGATTGAGGAGCATGAAATTGACGGCGTCACCATCAAGATTTATGATGTGGAGAAGACCGTCGTCGACTGCTTCAAGTTTCGCAATCAAATCGGAATGGATACGGTGCTGGAAGCCTTGAAGCTATACAGAACGAGAAAGCCATTCAGGCCCGGTGTTCTCCTTGAATATGCCGAAATCTGTCGTGTGGATAAGGTGGTTCGGCCCTACCTGGAAGCGAGCGTTTAA
- a CDS encoding alpha/beta fold hydrolase, translated as MKKSVIVVLFLTFAFLAGPRVQVDTSVEPVVIETATVSAYLEEAEAAVEGLRPGTAKEIIWARRTTRGTPIRRKTPLAIVYIHGFSATKQEIRPVPDIVARELGANLFYTRLSGHGVPGDELGQVTVHDWIRDVTEAVAVGEAIGERVVLMGTSTGATLAAWAAAQPDLAANLAGIVLVSPNFGPNDARADMLLWPWGKQILHVVQGDTFRWEPANADHERYWTRSYPTDALLPMMAVVKLAREVGLESSLVPVFVAWSPDDRVVNPDVTAELVADMDSTRVDTMMVMHALDRNQHVIAGDILSPNTSEQVAARMIEFIRTISDGSDQ; from the coding sequence GTGAAAAAGTCCGTCATCGTCGTCCTTTTCCTGACTTTTGCGTTCCTTGCCGGGCCTCGTGTCCAGGTGGACACGTCGGTTGAGCCGGTCGTCATTGAAACGGCCACGGTTTCGGCGTATCTGGAGGAGGCCGAAGCCGCCGTCGAGGGCCTGCGTCCGGGCACGGCCAAGGAAATCATATGGGCGCGGCGTACGACACGGGGAACCCCCATCCGGCGCAAGACCCCGCTCGCCATTGTCTACATCCACGGGTTTTCGGCAACGAAGCAGGAAATCCGGCCGGTGCCCGACATCGTCGCACGGGAGCTGGGGGCCAATCTCTTCTACACGCGGCTTTCCGGGCATGGTGTGCCCGGCGACGAACTCGGCCAGGTGACCGTCCACGACTGGATCCGGGACGTGACGGAGGCCGTGGCCGTAGGTGAGGCCATCGGGGAACGTGTCGTCCTCATGGGAACGTCGACCGGTGCGACGCTTGCCGCGTGGGCCGCCGCTCAGCCGGACCTGGCAGCGAATCTGGCGGGAATCGTGCTCGTATCACCGAATTTCGGTCCGAATGATGCGCGTGCCGACATGCTGCTGTGGCCGTGGGGCAAGCAGATCCTGCATGTGGTGCAGGGCGATACCTTCCGCTGGGAGCCTGCGAACGCGGACCACGAACGATACTGGACACGGTCCTACCCGACCGATGCGCTCCTGCCCATGATGGCTGTTGTGAAGCTGGCCCGGGAGGTCGGTCTGGAATCCAGTCTCGTGCCCGTGTTCGTGGCCTGGTCACCGGACGACCGTGTGGTGAATCCGGACGTTACCGCCGAACTCGTGGCGGACATGGACAGCACCCGCGTGGATACCATGATGGTCATGCACGCCCTGGACCGGAACCAGCATGTCATTGCGGGCGACATCCTGTCCCCGAATACATCGGAGCAGGTTGCCGCCCGCATGATCGAATTCATCCGAACGATCTCGGACGGGTCAGATCAGTAA
- a CDS encoding sulfatase, translating to MPYRIAFLTMVTLFLAGCAGTEPDAPRPNILFIFSDDHASAAISAYGAGMNNTPHIDRLADEGMLFDNCLVTNSICAPSRATVLTGKYSHLNGQYTNAETFDGSQATISKLLKEAGYQTALIGKWHLKSAPTGFDHYQVLIGQGPYYNPPIRTASDTTIIEGYTTDILTDLTLDWLRDTRDPEKPFLLMYQHKAPHRNWQPGPDHLETFSDTEFPLPPTFYDDYRNRSDAPGQANMRVDSNLTAFDLKITPPARLNEEQLAAWNAAYEPRNEELRRRFEAGDVTDEEFAFWKFQRYVKDYLRTVQSVDDGVGRVLDYLDENGLAENTIVVYTSDQGWYLGEHGWYDKRWMYEPSLKTPLLVRWPAAVAPGSRSPHMVSNLDFAPTFLDVAGAPIPEDMQGRSFRTILENGDDPEWRSAFYYHYYEYPASHCVRRHYGVRTERYKLIHFYELGQWELFDLESDPLEMTSVYGQAEFADIQADLEARLAELRTAYAVPEDTRPSGECTMDVTGWQGFAPDGRDLGDAPMP from the coding sequence ATGCCGTATCGCATTGCCTTTCTGACGATGGTCACCCTGTTTCTCGCCGGATGCGCGGGAACCGAACCGGACGCTCCCCGACCCAATATCCTGTTCATCTTCAGCGACGACCACGCGTCCGCCGCTATCAGCGCATACGGCGCGGGCATGAACAACACCCCGCATATCGATCGGCTTGCCGACGAAGGCATGCTGTTCGACAACTGCCTGGTGACGAATTCCATCTGCGCACCCTCTCGGGCGACGGTGCTGACGGGCAAATATTCCCATTTGAACGGGCAGTACACGAACGCCGAGACCTTCGACGGCAGTCAAGCCACGATATCGAAGCTCCTCAAGGAGGCCGGGTACCAGACGGCCCTCATCGGCAAGTGGCACCTGAAATCCGCGCCGACCGGGTTCGATCATTACCAGGTACTCATCGGCCAGGGGCCGTATTACAATCCGCCCATCCGCACGGCCAGCGACACGACCATCATAGAAGGCTACACCACCGATATCCTGACCGATCTGACGCTGGACTGGCTCCGCGACACGCGCGACCCGGAGAAACCCTTCCTGCTCATGTACCAGCACAAGGCGCCGCACCGGAACTGGCAACCCGGGCCGGACCATCTCGAAACGTTCAGTGACACGGAGTTTCCCCTGCCGCCCACGTTCTACGATGACTACCGGAACCGATCGGACGCCCCGGGACAGGCGAACATGCGGGTCGACTCCAACCTCACGGCCTTCGATCTGAAAATCACGCCGCCCGCCCGCCTGAACGAAGAGCAGCTCGCCGCCTGGAACGCCGCCTACGAACCCCGCAACGAGGAACTCCGCCGCCGCTTCGAGGCCGGCGACGTCACCGACGAGGAGTTCGCGTTCTGGAAGTTCCAGCGGTACGTGAAGGACTACCTCCGCACCGTCCAGTCGGTGGATGACGGCGTGGGCCGCGTGCTCGACTACCTCGACGAGAACGGACTCGCCGAAAACACGATCGTGGTGTACACGTCCGACCAGGGTTGGTACCTGGGCGAGCACGGTTGGTATGACAAGCGGTGGATGTACGAACCCTCCCTCAAGACGCCGCTACTGGTGCGTTGGCCCGCCGCCGTCGCGCCCGGTTCGCGCAGTCCGCACATGGTCTCGAATCTCGATTTCGCGCCCACGTTCCTGGATGTGGCCGGCGCCCCCATACCGGAGGACATGCAGGGCCGCAGCTTCCGCACCATCCTGGAGAACGGCGACGATCCGGAATGGCGCTCGGCGTTCTACTACCATTACTATGAGTATCCGGCCTCCCATTGCGTCCGCCGCCACTATGGCGTCCGCACCGAGCGGTACAAACTCATCCACTTCTACGAGCTCGGACAGTGGGAATTGTTCGATCTGGAGTCGGATCCGCTTGAAATGACCTCGGTGTACGGACAAGCCGAGTTCGCCGATATCCAGGCGGACCTGGAGGCGCGGTTGGCCGAATTGCGCACCGCGTACGCGGTCCCGGAAGATACCCGGCCCAGTGGCGAGTGCACGATGGATGTCACCGGCTGGCAAGGCTTCGCTCCGGACGGCAGGGACCTGGGCGATGCCCCCATGCCATGA
- a CDS encoding dihydrodipicolinate synthase family protein produces the protein MTELLGVWAASVTPLSPDGAPNVPLLAEHTRWLFDHGCHGVVLFGTTGEGPSFSVPERRATLDGLAAAGIPMDRLLVGTGAAALPDAIELTRHASNMGVAGALLLPPFYFKTVSEDGLFASVKGVVEGLGGDSIRMVLYHFPRMAGVGFSPGLVERLKTAWPDHIAGIKDSSGDADNLTSLCKQVDDLAVFAGSEALLPYALNEGGVGCISATANVTSRLIRAFYDGDNSLGDQMIRTRKGLDALPFVSTMKLLLGRHHKNTEWNRVRAPLMELTARQQHQLEQSLESIGALPNFV, from the coding sequence ATGACTGAATTGCTTGGCGTCTGGGCTGCTAGTGTCACGCCGCTCTCCCCGGACGGTGCTCCGAACGTCCCCCTGCTCGCCGAACATACGCGTTGGTTGTTTGACCACGGGTGCCACGGCGTCGTACTGTTCGGCACCACCGGCGAAGGTCCATCCTTCTCGGTCCCGGAGCGACGCGCGACGTTGGACGGGCTGGCTGCGGCCGGAATCCCGATGGACCGGCTGCTGGTGGGGACCGGTGCCGCGGCGCTGCCCGACGCCATCGAATTGACCAGGCACGCCTCCAACATGGGTGTCGCGGGCGCCCTTCTCCTGCCGCCGTTCTACTTCAAGACGGTGAGCGAAGACGGCCTGTTCGCCTCCGTGAAAGGCGTGGTGGAAGGGCTCGGCGGTGACTCCATCCGGATGGTCCTGTATCACTTTCCGCGCATGGCCGGCGTGGGGTTCTCCCCCGGACTGGTTGAGCGGCTGAAGACCGCATGGCCGGACCATATTGCCGGGATCAAGGACTCCTCCGGCGATGCCGACAACCTGACCTCCCTGTGCAAGCAGGTGGATGACCTCGCCGTATTCGCGGGCTCCGAGGCCCTCCTTCCTTATGCCCTGAACGAAGGCGGCGTCGGATGCATTTCGGCCACCGCCAACGTGACCAGCCGGCTCATCCGGGCGTTCTACGACGGCGATAACAGCCTGGGCGACCAGATGATCAGGACGCGCAAGGGCCTGGACGCCCTGCCGTTCGTGTCTACCATGAAGCTGCTTCTGGGACGCCACCACAAGAACACGGAATGGAACCGCGTGCGGGCGCCCCTCATGGAGCTCACGGCCCGTCAGCAACATCAACTGGAGCAGAGTTTGGAATCGATAGGTGCGTTGCCGAATTTCGTGTGA
- a CDS encoding transferrin receptor-like dimerization domain-containing protein, translating to MSRLLLLCSTLFLAFGAVTPVSAQHEEAHADHTAPLGFTTHEATHNQHEAERMLDASIDVDNLRNWMRHMTSEAQYTGSPKSKANAEFVADLFRDWGYDVEIEVFHVLFPTPRERVVELVVPERRQLVLEEPEIPGDASTANHTNKLPPFNAYSADGDVEAELVYVNQGLPADYEELARRGISVEGKIVIARYGGSWRGIKPKVAFENGAIGCIMYSDPRDDGYWQGDVYPEGPYRMGLGTQSGSVADMPVFPGDPLTPFVGAKEDTPRLSLEEAPTLMQIPVLPISYDDALPLLAALEGPVAPPSFRGALPITYHLGPGPARVRMKLSFNWDIVPAYNVIARLPGSEFPDQWVMRGNHRDAWVFGASDPISGTVAMLEEARAIGELARAGHRPKRTVVFASWDAEEPGLLGSTEWAEYHADELREKLVAYINTDGTGRGFLGMGGSHTLEPFINQIAADVPDPRADGVSLQDRVRARARLTDPATPRTGDLPISPLGSGSDYTPFLQHLGIASLNLGFGGESGGGSYHSTYDTFEHYTRFIDPDFVYTATLPKVAGRATLRLANADVLPFRFGPFSERVAEYATEVQSLAETMRVETQRHNAMVDEGTFGVAADPLEGFMLPEAKPEVPHIAFAPLLNAIDALKDAAGAADTAVAAAAGNPERLEELNRGLYRTERAMTSETGLPRRPWFRHQIYAPGLYTGYGVKTLPGVREAIEERYWEEADREINRLAGTLRALAAELRAVAGP from the coding sequence ATGTCCCGTCTTCTCCTCCTTTGCTCCACCCTTTTCCTGGCCTTCGGCGCCGTGACACCCGTTTCGGCCCAACATGAGGAGGCGCACGCCGACCATACCGCGCCACTCGGCTTCACCACGCACGAAGCCACGCACAACCAGCACGAAGCAGAGCGCATGCTGGACGCCTCGATAGACGTGGACAATCTCCGCAACTGGATGCGCCACATGACCTCCGAGGCGCAGTACACGGGATCTCCGAAGAGCAAGGCCAACGCCGAGTTCGTAGCGGACCTGTTCAGGGACTGGGGATACGACGTGGAGATCGAGGTCTTCCATGTGCTCTTTCCCACCCCCCGCGAACGTGTGGTAGAGCTCGTGGTCCCGGAACGCCGCCAGCTGGTCCTGGAAGAACCTGAAATTCCAGGGGATGCGTCGACCGCCAATCACACCAACAAGCTGCCTCCGTTCAATGCCTACTCGGCAGACGGGGACGTAGAGGCTGAGCTGGTCTATGTGAACCAGGGTTTGCCGGCGGACTACGAAGAACTGGCCCGACGCGGCATATCGGTCGAAGGCAAGATCGTGATTGCCCGGTACGGCGGCTCGTGGCGCGGCATAAAGCCCAAGGTCGCGTTTGAAAACGGGGCCATAGGATGCATCATGTATTCCGATCCGCGCGATGACGGCTACTGGCAGGGTGATGTCTATCCCGAGGGTCCATACCGCATGGGGCTGGGTACACAGAGCGGCAGTGTGGCCGACATGCCTGTTTTCCCCGGCGATCCGCTGACCCCGTTTGTCGGAGCCAAGGAGGATACGCCTCGGTTGTCGCTCGAGGAAGCCCCGACCCTCATGCAGATCCCGGTGTTGCCCATTTCCTACGACGATGCGCTGCCGCTGCTGGCGGCGCTCGAAGGACCCGTGGCTCCGCCCTCTTTCCGCGGCGCGCTGCCCATTACGTACCACCTGGGGCCGGGACCGGCCCGGGTCCGGATGAAGCTGTCGTTCAACTGGGACATCGTGCCCGCCTACAACGTGATTGCGCGATTGCCGGGATCTGAATTCCCGGACCAGTGGGTCATGCGCGGAAATCACCGCGATGCCTGGGTTTTCGGCGCATCGGATCCGATTTCAGGAACGGTCGCCATGCTGGAGGAGGCCCGCGCCATCGGGGAATTGGCCCGCGCCGGGCATCGACCGAAACGAACCGTCGTATTTGCATCCTGGGATGCCGAAGAGCCGGGACTGCTGGGATCGACCGAGTGGGCCGAATACCATGCCGACGAACTGCGGGAAAAGCTTGTGGCGTACATCAACACCGACGGCACCGGGCGCGGCTTCCTGGGCATGGGCGGATCGCACACGCTCGAGCCGTTCATCAACCAGATTGCAGCCGATGTGCCCGATCCGCGGGCGGACGGCGTTTCCCTCCAGGATCGCGTGCGTGCACGGGCGCGTTTGACGGACCCCGCAACACCCCGGACCGGCGACCTCCCGATTTCGCCGCTCGGATCGGGCTCCGACTACACCCCGTTCCTGCAGCATCTGGGCATCGCCTCCCTGAACCTGGGTTTCGGAGGCGAGTCGGGTGGCGGATCGTACCATTCGACCTACGACACGTTCGAGCACTACACCCGCTTCATCGATCCGGACTTCGTGTATACGGCAACGTTGCCGAAGGTCGCCGGCCGGGCCACGTTGCGCCTGGCCAACGCCGACGTGCTGCCCTTCCGGTTCGGGCCGTTCTCCGAACGGGTGGCTGAATACGCCACAGAAGTGCAATCGCTGGCCGAAACCATGCGCGTCGAGACGCAGCGGCACAATGCCATGGTGGACGAAGGTACGTTCGGGGTGGCCGCCGACCCCCTTGAGGGCTTCATGCTGCCGGAGGCGAAGCCCGAAGTGCCGCACATTGCGTTCGCGCCCCTGCTCAACGCCATTGACGCGCTCAAGGATGCGGCCGGTGCCGCGGACACCGCCGTAGCCGCCGCGGCCGGGAATCCCGAACGCCTCGAGGAATTGAATCGTGGCCTGTACCGGACGGAGCGTGCCATGACCAGCGAAACCGGTCTGCCGCGCCGCCCCTGGTTCCGCCACCAGATCTATGCGCCGGGACTCTACACGGGGTATGGCGTGAAGACACTGCCGGGTGTCCGCGAAGCCATCGAGGAGCGGTACTGGGAAGAAGCCGACCGGGAAATCAACCGGCTTGCAGGGACACTTCGGGCACTGGCTGCTGAACTGAGAGCGGTAGCCGGACCGTAA